One window of the Periophthalmus magnuspinnatus isolate fPerMag1 chromosome 6, fPerMag1.2.pri, whole genome shotgun sequence genome contains the following:
- the nutf2 gene encoding nuclear transport factor 2, which yields MVDQPVWEQIGSSFVTHYYQMFDSDRSRLGAIYTDASCLTWEGQQFQGKLDIVKKLTSLPFTKIAHSITAQDHQPTPDCCILSMVVGQLKADNDPVMGFHQTFILKNVNDSWVCTNDMFRLALHNFG from the exons ATGGTGGACCAGCCTGTGTGGGAGCAGATAGGGTCCAGCTTTGTGACCCACTACTATCAGATGTTTGATTCAGACAGATCACGACTGGGAGCTATATAT ACGGATGCATCATGCCTTACATGGGAAGGACAGCAGTTCCAGGGGAAACTTGACATTGTTAAAAAACTCACT AGTCTCCCTTTCACAAAGATAGCCCATAGTATAACAGCGCAAGACCACCAACCAACCCCAGACTGCTGCATATTGAGCATGGTCGTAGGACAACTAAAA GCAGACAATGACCCAGTTATGGGCTTCCATCAGACATTCATCCTGAAGAATGTAAACGACTCATGGGTGTGCACTAATGATATGTTCAGGCTGGCTCTTCACAACTTTGGCTAA
- the edc4 gene encoding enhancer of mRNA-decapping protein 4: MASSSNIDIEDATQHLRDILKLDRTGTDAQSSDEQRKSSFNGELNGLLGAAGLLGSVDHSITSELSRPISQDMSSSKDSQIIRLSGDNGSTCKPITSNNVEIVASQDSSINSKARGSNKVKIQPVAKYDWEHKYYYGRLIAVSNSFLAYAIKGANNHAMIRVLSVGFTERALLKGFTGAVTDLAFAHLDSSLLGCVDEAGNLVVWQLTCTPSKILDEVVVHIRRPEDTPLNPHRRLIWCPFILDDNEENQDDISQTLALLHEDRAEVWDLEALRTNYSAWPIDASDVREGLITVKGHTQRVSEGALSPDGTVLATASHDGYIKFWQIYIEGAQDKPRCLHELRPHGGQPLSCLLFCDNHKRQDPEVPFWRFLITGADQNQELKMWCTVSWTCLQTIRFSPDPYNSTVLPSLKASLDLSAEYLILTDVQRKVLYVMELQQDLEKGKASFTAVSEFLLTHPVLSFGVRDVTQSRLRHTEVLPAEEEGESLTTEGTQGAAESKSGIQIKLYCVHTKSLQDVQILFQPNVGSSPADFLPHSDSQDGFGFSDHLTDQSSDKDSGSGSQTDLSKIPSLPAPADFLTNSGAKLMTPDAFMTPSTSVPASPGSSASSLTIVTAISSNSDSTNRALDDVSQSPNRVENSSSSLGLSASCSSPRAASALLPALDGIQAPSGPLVLDGSQVLDPPLLPPLASPTRARSPDVISSASTVMSQDMPEIASQTLQLQRGLVSAMDSLPLSTLQTDSMASAASALHLLTSPRAANNSFLPLELGGAEGPVSGSSEAENRLSNTPSLLETALSQENPGVCAGASDGTVGHTPWPAAPDITRETRNSLRDNGIVDCSREDSKDGHLTSPYHRRSYHLTPNDSQDPGTEQSDPDDEVASLASSSGNCASRSSHRMQVKEWKGSPRGSPKLKRKTKKEDRESSQLRQYSPGQGNSEVQDELLILLRNQQKELTDLRGQIEAMKCSIMSQVEHALSSYQEQEQCRMERLLVESQSQQLQEHLSQHLSQTLSSALTNRMDRVLREEMKKTVPQTISKSLEPVSGQMNNAIAAKLTAVEVTLKDNVTKVVKSKNTTDAIGRAAAEAMQGPIQAAYKDAFQTVVLPVFERGCQSMFQQINDSFKQGTQEYIQQLESHVKNRKQREQDVRDPMIGQLQQMIDSFQNSTEQLSNSISANVRAEVQHQVQMMVGNLQESILSHVQRIVKGEVSLAMKEQQAVVTSSIMQAMRSAAGTPVPTAHLDYQTQQANILQLLQQGQLNQAFQQALSATDLNLVLYVCETIDSQQVFGQHPCPLSQPVLLSLIQQLSSNLSTRSELKISYLEDAVMNLDHSDPLTRDHMASVLAQVRPKLFSYLQQDPHSALSKRARRLMMMLQGLVNH; encoded by the exons ATGGCGTCCAGTTCAAATATTGACATTGAGGATGCGACGCAGCATTTGCGGGACATCCTCAAGCTTGACCGCACCGGCACTG ATGCCCAGTCATCAGATGAACAAAGGAAGTCATCTTTTAATGGAGAGCTGAACGGGTTGCTGGGAGCTGCAGGACTTCTTGGGAGTGTTGATCACTCTATCACATCGGAATTATCCAGGCCCATTTCCCAAGACATGAGCAGCTCCAAGGACAGTCAGATAAT CCGCCTTTCCGGTGATAATGGGTCCACTTGTAAACCCATTACTtctaataatgtggagatagtGGCAAGTCAAGACTCAAGCATCAACAGCAAAGCTCGTGGCAGTAACAAG GTGAAGATTCAGCCAGTTGCAAAATATGATTGGGAACACAAATATTACTATGGCAGACTTATAGCCGTCTCAAATTCATTTTTGGCTTATGCTATTAAAG GGGCTAACAATCATGCAATGATTCGTGTCTTGAGTGTTGGTTTTACTGAGCGTGCACTGCTGAAAGGATTCACTGGAGCAGTCACGGATCTGGCTTTTGCCCACCTTGACTCCTCCCTTTTGGGATGTGTTGATGAAGCTGGTAATCTGGTGGTCTGGCAACTCACCTGCACACCCAGCAAAATCCT AGATGAAGTTGTTGTTCATATTCGCCGTCCAGAAGATACTCCACTGAATCCTCATCGTCGACTTATTTGGTGCCCATTTATCTTGGATGATAATGAGGAGAATCAGGATGACATCAGTCAGACATTGGCACTTCTACATGAGGATAGG GCTGAGGTGTGGGACCTTGAAGCTCTGAGAACTAACTACAGCGCATGGCCTATTGATGCATCAGATGTCAGAGAAGGCCTGATTACAGTGAAGGGCCATACACAG AGGGTTAGTGAAGGAGCACTTTCCCCAGATGGAACTGTGTTGGCAACAGCTAGTCATGATGGATACATCAAGTTTTGGCAGATATACATTGAAGGTGCACAAGACAAGCCGAG GTGTCTTCATGAATTGCGGCCTCATGGAGGTCAGCCCCTCTCTTGTCTTTTGTTCTGTGACAACCACAAGAGACAAGATCCTGA GGTTCCATTCTGGCGTTTTCTAATTACTGGAGCTGATCAGAACCAGGAGTTAAAGATGTGGTGCACTGTGTCCTGGACATGTTTACAGACGATCAG GTTTTCCCCAGATCCCTACAACTCCACTGTACTTCCAAGTCTTAAGGCGAGCCTAGACCTCTCTGCTGAGTATCTGATTCTCACTGATGTGCAACGGAAG GTTCTATATGTGATGGAGTTACAACAGGACCTTGAGAAGGGCAAGGCCAGTTTTACTGCTGTTTCTGAGTTTCTCCTCACTCACCCAGTGCTCAGCTTTGGGGtcagagatgtgactcagaGTCGTCTCCGACATACTGAGGTCCTGCCAGCAGAAGAAGAGGGCGAGAGTTTGACTACAG AAGGCACTCAAGGAGCTGCAGAGTCAAAGTCCGGTATCCAGATTAAGCTCTACTGTGTCCACACAAA gagCCTACAGGATGTTCAAATATTATTTCAACCAAATGTGGGTTCTAGTCCAGCAGATTTCCTGCCACATTCAGATTCGCAGGATGGTTTTG GGTTTTCAGACCATTTGACAGACCAGAGTTCGGATAAGGACTCGGGAAGTGGATCCCAGACTGATCTGAGCAAAATCCCTTCTCTTCCAGCTCCAGCCGACTTTCTAACAAACTCAGGAGCCAAACTCATGACTCCCGATGCCTTTATGACACCAAGCACTTCG GTTCCAGCATCACCTGGTAGTAGTGCAAGCAGTCTCACGATTGTAACTGCTATAAGCAGCAATTCAGACTCAACCAACAG ggCATTGGATGATGTGAGCCAGAGTCCAAACAGAGTGgagaacagcagcagcagcctgggCCTTTCTGCATCCTGCAGCAGCCCGAGAGCTGCCTCTGCACTTCTTCCTGCACTGGATGGCATTCAG GCTCCCAGTGGTCCACTTGTTTTGGATGGCTCCCAGGTCTTagaccctcctcttctcccaccCTTGGCCTCACCGACCCGTGCCCGCTCCCCTGATGTCATCTCATCTGCATCCACTGTCATGTCTCAGGACATGCCAGAGATCGCGTCTCAGACCCTGCAGCTTCAGCGTGGACTTGTGTCTGCAATGgactctttacctctctcaacTCTACAGACAGACAGCATGGCTTCTGCTGCCTCTGCACTGCACCTGCTCACCTCACCACGAGCCGCTAATAACAG CTTTTTACCCCTGGAACTTGGAGGTGCTGAGGGTCCAGTCAGTGGGTCTTCAGAGGCAGAAAACAGACTGAGTAACACGCCGTCTTTACTGGAGACGGCTCTATCTCAGGAGAACCCTGGTGTCTGCGCAGGAGCCTCAGATGGAACTGTGGGCCACACGCCATGGCCAGCTGCTCCTGATATTACCAGAGAAACCAGAAACAGTCTTCGGGACAATGGCATAGTGGACTG TTCAAGAGAAGACTCCAAAGATGGACACTTAACTTCACCTTACCATCGACGCTCTTATCATCTCACTCCAAATGATAGTCAGGACCCCggaacagagcagag TGACCCTGATGATGAGGTAGCCAGTCTGGCATCGTCTTCAGGAAACTGTGCATCACGTTCATCTCACAGAATGCAGGTCAAGGAATGGAAGGGATCACCAAGGGGCTCACCTAAATTAAAGCGAAAAACCAAGAAGGAAGATAG GGAGTCTTCTCAACTACGGCAGTATAGTCCTGGACAG GGAAATTCTGAGGTGCAGGATGAGTTGTTAATTCTTTTGCGTAACCAGCAGAAGGAGTTAACAGATCTTCGAGGACAGATTGAAGCCATGAAGTGCTCCATTATGTCTCAGGTTGAGCACGCTTTGAGCAGCTACCAGGAACAAGAGC AGTGCAGAATGGAGCGGCTGCTTGTTGAAAGTCAGAGTCAGCAGCTGCAGGAGCATCTAAGCCAGCATCTCAGCCAAACCCTGAGCTCTGCCCTGACCAACAGGATGGACCGAGTACTACGTGAAGAGATGAAAAAAACTGTTCCACAAA CAATCTCCAAGAGTCTGGAGCCTGTTTCAGGTCAAATGAACAATGCTATTGCTGCTAAACTGACCGCTGTGGAGGTCACACTAAAAGACAATGTCACCAAAGTGGTCAAATCGAAG AACACAACAGATGCTATTGGtcgagcagcagcagaggccaTGCAGGGACCTATTCAGGCAGCTTATAAAGATGCTTTTCAGACTGTTGTGCTTCCTGTCTTTGAGAGAGGTTGCCAATCTATGTTTCAGCAGATCAACGACAGTTTCAAACAGGGCACACAAGAAT aCATTCAACAACTTGAAAGTCATGTGAAGAACAGAAAGCAAAGGGAGCAGGATGTGCGGGACCCCATGATTGGTCAGCTCCAGCAGATGATTGACAGCTTCCAGAACTCCACTGAGCAGTTGAGCAACAGTATCTCTGCTAATGTGCGGGCAGAGGTCCAGCACcaggtccagatgatggtgggAAA TTTGCAGGAGTCTATTCTTAGCCATGTGCAGAGGATTGTTAAAGGAGAGGTGAGCTTGGCCATGAAAGAGCAGCAGGCAGTGGTCACCTCCAGCATCATGCAGGCGATGAGGTCAGCAGCCGGCACACCTGTCCCCACGGCCCACCTCGACTACCAGACCCAGCAGGCcaacatcctccagctcctacagCAGGGCCAGCTCAACCAGGCCTTCCAGCAG GCCCTCTCGGCAACAGACTTGAACctggtgttgtatgtgtgtgagaCCATTGACTCCCAGCAGGTGTTTGGACAGCACCCCTGTCCTCTCAGCCAACCGGTACTACTGTCTCTTATCCAGCAGCTTTCTTCCAACCTTTCCACCCGCTCCGAGCTCAAAATCAG TTACTTGGAGGACGCTGTAATGAATCTGGACCACAGCGACCCACTGACTCGTGATCACATGGCCTCGGTGCTGGCCCAAGTGCGGCCCAAACTCTTCTCGTACCTGCAGCAGGACCCCCACAGTGCGCTGAGCAAGAGGGCACGCCGCCTCATGATGATGCTGCAGGGCCTAGTTAACCACTAG